One region of Ptychodera flava strain L36383 chromosome 3 unlocalized genomic scaffold, AS_Pfla_20210202 Scaffold_27__1_contigs__length_13241970_pilon, whole genome shotgun sequence genomic DNA includes:
- the LOC139126537 gene encoding uncharacterized protein, with amino-acid sequence MAIKGRRKRLKTGFKAGHKRYTCRKQSLQAGPQNTPLKSTSWRRLDLTIYRRVVRNSSSPSLEHSDTLGKLLRPRPAQPSISDKYLESQLESDRKYHGGMAIVDKEKMVDMFNACQQQHSAIGECTSAEFTIFKEIKKGICLKYILNCKNCSFISDAYNMYKDVQSDRRGAKAAAPNVALQVGIQDSPVGNTKIRQILATADIDPPSRTAMQTLSNNVGLRTVILNEADICHRESRGSKTLMNYEVLPCRHCQITLDCGRLFERSGHKHVTNIQTYRRHLDSSYKLFLVFIYKTKYELKSGLFWKNAYNMYKDVQSDRRGAKAAAPTWRCKLEFKTAQLETPKLDRYLLRLTSTPHRVVPCRHCQITLDCGRLF; translated from the exons ATGGCTATAAAAGGCAGGAGGAAACGTCTGAAAACTGGTTTTAAAGCTGGTCACAAGAGGTACACATGTAGAAAACAGAGTTTACAGGCTGGTCCACAAAATACTCCACTCAAATCAACCAGCTGGAGGAGGCTTGACCTGACTATTTACCGTAGAGTTGTGAGGAATAGCTCATCTCCATCCCTTGAACACTCTGACACGTTGGGGAAACTTCTGAGGCCACGGCCCGCTCAGCCAAGCATATCAGATAAGTACCTAGAATCACAATTAGAAAGTGACAGGAAGTATCATGGAGGTATGGCCATtgtcgacaaggaaaaaatggTCGATATGTTCAACGCGTGTCAGCAGCAACATAGTGCTATTGGTGAATGTACATCTGCCGagttcacaattttcaaagaaatcaaaaaaggCATTTGTTTGAAGTATATcttgaattgtaaaaattgctctTTCATTTCAGATGCATATAATATGTACAAGGATGTTCAAAGTGATCGGAGAGGGGCGAAAGCAGCTGCCCCCAACGTGGCGCTGCAAGTTGGAATTCAAGACAGCCCCGTTGGAAACACCAAAATTAGACAGATACTTGCTACGGCTGACATCGACCCCCCATCCCGTACTGCCATGCAGACACTGTCAAATAACGTTGGATTGCGGACGGTTATTTTGAACGAAGCGGACATATGTCACAGAGAATCGAGGGGCTCAAAGACATTAATGAATTACGAGGTACTGCCATGCAGACACTGTCAAATAACGTTGGATTGCGGACGGTTATTTGAACGAAGCGGACATAAACATgtcacaaatatacagacatacagacgccacttagactcatcatataagctctttttggtatttatatataaaaccaaatatgagctaaaaagtgGTTTGTTTTGGAAAA ATGCATATAATATGTACAAGGATGTTCAAAGTGATCGGAGAGGGGCGAAAGCAGCTGCCCCAACGTGGCGCTGCAAGTTGGAATTCAAGACAGCCCAGTTGGAAACACCAAAATTAGACAGATACTTGCTACGGCTGACATCGACCCCCCATCGCGTAGTGCCATGCAGACACTGTCAAATAACGTTGGATTGCGGACGGTTATTTTGA